One Pleurocapsa sp. PCC 7327 DNA segment encodes these proteins:
- a CDS encoding amidohydrolase family protein yields the protein MLKGYQIIDSDGHVTEPIEIWEEYLEPEFKSRAPYQEVSSNTEGVINLDIFSPPLKNLKVEGERIYHKISDAVWTEGVKLIIQEYAKQGSSALGCHPEAHAQAMKRMGIDISFLYPTTGLWMFAIDTMDAQLAGALVRAYNNWLRDFCSYDSLLFRGVGAINLHDPDEMVPELRRIADFGWKAVFLRPNPVKGRLLSDPAYEPFWTECERLGIAVSIHEGSHSRLPTTGADRFNSRFAMHACSHPMEQMMAFLALVEGGVLERHPNLRVALLEAGCGWLPYWLWRLDEAEYKHLAWEVKDNVKMKPSEYFRRQCFVSIEPDEPYLPEIIKYIGDDNLLFGSDFPHIDHDPEALEEVIDLEERLSKRTVQKILWDNPMRFYGLG from the coding sequence ATGTTAAAAGGTTATCAAATTATTGATTCAGACGGTCATGTGACAGAACCCATCGAAATCTGGGAAGAGTATCTCGAACCGGAATTTAAGAGTCGCGCTCCTTATCAAGAGGTATCTTCAAACACGGAAGGGGTTATTAATCTCGATATCTTTTCTCCGCCGCTCAAGAATTTAAAAGTCGAAGGCGAGAGAATTTATCACAAGATATCTGATGCGGTCTGGACTGAGGGAGTCAAGCTCATCATCCAAGAGTACGCCAAGCAGGGTTCTAGCGCCCTTGGTTGCCATCCAGAAGCTCATGCTCAGGCGATGAAACGGATGGGCATCGATATTTCTTTTCTCTATCCGACGACTGGCTTATGGATGTTCGCGATCGATACAATGGACGCACAACTTGCTGGAGCGCTCGTTCGCGCCTATAACAATTGGCTGCGAGATTTTTGTAGCTACGATTCGCTATTGTTTAGGGGTGTAGGGGCAATTAATCTGCACGATCCCGATGAAATGGTTCCAGAGTTGCGACGAATTGCAGATTTTGGCTGGAAAGCCGTATTTTTGCGCCCGAATCCAGTCAAAGGACGACTTCTCAGCGATCCGGCTTACGAACCATTTTGGACTGAGTGCGAGCGCCTGGGAATAGCCGTGAGTATTCATGAGGGTAGCCATAGTCGGTTGCCGACTACAGGAGCAGATCGATTTAATAGCCGTTTTGCCATGCACGCCTGTTCTCATCCGATGGAACAAATGATGGCGTTTTTGGCTTTAGTTGAAGGAGGAGTTTTAGAACGTCACCCCAATCTTAGAGTCGCATTGCTTGAGGCGGGTTGCGGCTGGTTGCCTTACTGGTTATGGCGGCTAGACGAAGCCGAGTATAAGCACCTCGCTTGGGAGGTGAAAGATAACGTGAAGATGAAACCTTCGGAGTACTTCCGCCGTCAGTGCTTTGTCTCGATCGAGCCGGACGAGCCTTATCTACCAGAAATTATTAAATATATCGGCGACGACAATTTACTTTTCGGTTCTGATTTTCCCCATATCGACCACGATCCGGAGGCACTAGAAGAAGTTATCGATCTCGAAGAAAGACTATCTAAGAGAACCGTACAAAAAATTTTGTGGGATAATCCCATGCGTTTTTATGGACTGGGTTAA
- a CDS encoding SagB family peptide dehydrogenase, which produces MTNDQLTTNHEPIPNLILSFKKDIFLDERAGDEFVLRSPTVTVDLKHLPIGIKAAIAILATEEVTEEELCHPILITDGNSALPQFYYYLQQFITLGWICHTIRAGDFSLATLIPIATPYQFEFSKAAPDRKYVLSRFVYCHQNHEQFVIESPLSHAKVVFRDWRSAAMVNLLAQPQDCRALTEIPGISVDTAQMFLSLLLSGKMLSEIDENGKILEEENETLVQWEFHDLLFHSRSRSGRHSNPVGKTYRFLGKIQPLSAVKTQKANEIIELYKPDLQKLLEADVPLTQVLEQRKSVRIHGDKPISATQLGEFLYRCARIKAIGQKEYIECSARPYPSGGACYELELYIVVNTCESIPSGLYHYCPQNHQLAKIAARNGYIEALLKNASQATGESCLPQILIILTARFARVSWAYESIAYSLILKHVGVLYQTMYLVATVMDLAPCALGQSNSDLFAMATGIDYYSESSVGEFILGNIKSV; this is translated from the coding sequence ATGACCAATGACCAATTAACCACGAACCACGAACCAATACCCAATTTGATACTTTCTTTTAAAAAAGATATCTTTTTAGACGAACGAGCGGGCGATGAATTTGTCTTGCGATCGCCCACTGTTACTGTCGATCTCAAACATCTTCCGATTGGAATTAAAGCGGCGATCGCTATTCTTGCTACGGAAGAAGTCACTGAGGAAGAACTCTGCCATCCAATTTTAATCACTGATGGGAATTCTGCTCTACCGCAGTTTTATTACTATCTCCAACAATTTATTACTCTTGGCTGGATTTGTCATACCATTCGCGCCGGTGATTTTTCTCTTGCTACCCTCATTCCCATTGCAACGCCCTACCAGTTTGAGTTTTCTAAGGCAGCGCCAGATAGAAAATATGTGCTGTCTCGTTTTGTCTATTGTCATCAAAATCACGAGCAATTTGTCATAGAATCCCCTTTATCCCATGCCAAAGTCGTTTTCAGAGACTGGCGCAGTGCGGCGATGGTGAATCTACTTGCCCAACCCCAAGATTGTCGTGCCTTAACAGAAATTCCTGGTATATCGGTAGATACGGCACAAATGTTTTTAAGCCTTCTCTTGAGTGGCAAAATGCTTTCTGAAATTGACGAAAATGGAAAGATTTTAGAAGAAGAAAATGAAACTTTAGTCCAATGGGAATTTCACGATCTCTTATTTCATTCTAGGAGTCGCAGTGGCAGACATTCCAATCCCGTCGGCAAAACTTATCGCTTTTTGGGTAAAATTCAACCGCTGAGTGCTGTTAAAACTCAAAAAGCTAATGAAATTATCGAGCTATATAAACCCGATCTGCAAAAACTTCTAGAAGCAGATGTTCCCTTGACACAAGTTTTAGAACAAAGAAAATCTGTTAGAATTCATGGAGATAAGCCAATTTCCGCGACACAGTTAGGCGAATTTCTTTATCGTTGCGCGAGAATCAAAGCGATCGGACAAAAAGAATATATAGAATGCAGCGCTCGCCCTTATCCGTCTGGGGGAGCTTGTTACGAGTTAGAACTGTATATTGTTGTCAATACTTGTGAAAGTATTCCTTCTGGACTCTATCATTATTGTCCTCAAAATCATCAATTGGCGAAAATCGCCGCCAGAAACGGCTATATAGAAGCACTTTTAAAAAATGCTAGCCAAGCAACTGGCGAATCGTGTTTGCCACAAATATTAATTATTCTTACTGCTCGATTCGCTAGAGTGAGTTGGGCTTATGAATCTATTGCCTATAGCCTAATCTTAAAGCATGTGGGGGTTTTGTATCAAACCATGTATTTAGTGGCAACAGTAATGGATCTTGCGCCTTGTGCCCTGGGACAAAGCAATTCCGATCTATTTGCAATGGCGACAGGAATAGATTACTATTCTGAATCCTCAGTAGGAGAATTTATTTTGGGTAATATCAAATCCGTTTAA
- a CDS encoding DUF3536 domain-containing protein, which translates to MTFIANNSADSIELCDRKLDPLKTATGVYVTVHGHFYQPPRENPYLNAIERQPSAYPFHDWNERIHHECYRPNAFARVVNDRGEVVGIVNNFEYLSFNIGPTLMSWLENYDIEVYQRIIEGDRKSCDRLNGHGNAIAQVYNHIILPLANRRDKYTQIRWGKEDFRKRFGRDPEGMWLAETAVDYATLTALIDEGIRFIVLAPTQAERCRPFSTEDDPEPEWHEVGGGQIDPTRPYRCFIDDGRYIDIFFYDGPISGDMGFDDVLQSSDCFAARIGQAVKGDRRQSQLISVATDGETFGHHKKGTEKCIAYACAVEFLRRDWTVTNFAHYLSLTPPTWEVVLKPVTAWSCSHGVDRWQDDCGCGGGGEWHQQWRRPLRDALDWLRDELVKVYEETGRKFFKDPWLARDEYIQVILDRSTDKVEQFLSRHQNHQLASAEKTDALRLLEMQRHALLMYTSCGWFFEELSRPEGVQILRYAARALELAGEIAGVRLEEEFVRRLALAPSNLDRYRDGAEVYRQLVVSAQISTKQVAAHYAISSLFTNYQEQQRIYCYDAQQLDYHKQYMGALTLAVGQVRLVSEMTWEEGHFVFAVLHLGGWDFHCCIQPFSGRLAYTQLKEQLFETLKQASAAQIVLAMSELFDDRSFSLQHLFVEERHRIMQQLAENTKKHLDRVYTQVYRDNYNILVAFQRDELPVPVELQMAAEIALSHRCSTTVTELERAADDPQAILNYLAELVAIATEAEGLRCQLKIPEAKKTLEQLILRYLWQLLHESDPTTLEADIQRLVRTIEVGKQLRVGLSLDRAQELYYHYLYEQIVPNYFQNERSQEAACRWTASQLCPLLGLGQELGIDVSPWL; encoded by the coding sequence ATGACTTTTATCGCTAATAATTCAGCTGACTCTATAGAGTTATGCGATCGCAAACTCGATCCTCTCAAAACAGCGACAGGGGTTTACGTAACCGTCCACGGTCATTTCTATCAACCTCCTCGCGAAAATCCCTATTTAAACGCGATCGAGCGGCAACCGAGTGCCTATCCCTTTCACGACTGGAACGAACGAATTCACCACGAATGCTATCGCCCCAATGCCTTTGCCAGAGTAGTTAACGATCGCGGCGAAGTGGTAGGGATTGTCAATAATTTCGAGTATTTGAGCTTCAATATCGGACCGACTTTAATGTCTTGGTTAGAAAATTATGACATCGAAGTCTACCAACGCATCATCGAAGGCGATCGCAAAAGCTGCGATCGCCTTAACGGTCATGGAAACGCGATCGCGCAAGTATACAATCACATCATTCTGCCGCTAGCCAATCGACGCGATAAATATACCCAAATTCGCTGGGGCAAAGAAGACTTCCGCAAGCGATTCGGACGCGATCCCGAAGGCATGTGGCTTGCCGAAACCGCCGTCGATTATGCCACCCTAACAGCCCTCATCGATGAGGGAATTCGCTTTATCGTCCTCGCTCCCACTCAAGCCGAACGCTGTCGCCCCTTCTCTACCGAAGACGATCCCGAACCCGAATGGCACGAAGTTGGCGGCGGGCAAATCGATCCCACTCGTCCCTATCGCTGTTTCATCGACGACGGACGCTACATCGATATTTTCTTCTACGACGGACCCATTTCCGGCGACATGGGATTCGACGACGTGCTGCAAAGTTCTGACTGTTTTGCCGCACGCATCGGACAAGCGGTTAAAGGCGATCGCCGCCAGTCTCAACTCATCAGCGTTGCCACCGATGGAGAAACCTTCGGACATCACAAAAAAGGCACGGAAAAATGCATTGCCTATGCTTGTGCGGTCGAGTTTCTCAGACGAGACTGGACAGTGACCAACTTTGCCCATTACCTCAGTCTCACTCCTCCCACTTGGGAAGTCGTCCTCAAACCCGTCACCGCTTGGAGTTGCTCCCACGGGGTCGATCGCTGGCAAGACGACTGCGGCTGCGGCGGGGGTGGCGAATGGCACCAGCAATGGCGGCGACCCCTGCGCGATGCTCTCGATTGGCTGCGAGACGAGCTAGTTAAGGTTTACGAAGAGACGGGACGCAAGTTTTTTAAAGATCCCTGGCTGGCAAGAGATGAATATATTCAAGTCATCCTCGACCGTTCTACCGATAAGGTCGAGCAGTTTCTCAGCCGCCATCAAAATCATCAACTTGCATCGGCTGAAAAAACAGACGCATTGCGCCTGCTGGAAATGCAGCGCCATGCCTTGCTAATGTACACCAGTTGCGGTTGGTTTTTTGAGGAACTGTCCCGTCCCGAAGGCGTGCAGATTCTCCGCTATGCTGCCCGCGCCCTAGAATTAGCTGGCGAGATTGCAGGAGTTCGCCTAGAAGAAGAATTTGTTCGTCGTTTAGCGTTAGCTCCCTCTAACTTGGATCGTTATCGAGATGGGGCAGAAGTTTATCGCCAGTTAGTCGTGTCGGCGCAAATTAGCACTAAACAAGTCGCAGCCCATTACGCCATTAGCTCTTTGTTTACCAATTATCAAGAGCAACAGCGGATCTACTGCTACGATGCCCAGCAGCTAGATTACCACAAACAATACATGGGGGCGCTGACGCTGGCAGTAGGACAGGTACGCCTCGTCTCGGAGATGACTTGGGAAGAAGGTCACTTTGTCTTCGCCGTTTTGCACCTGGGGGGATGGGATTTTCACTGTTGCATCCAACCATTTTCGGGGCGGCTTGCCTACACCCAACTCAAAGAGCAGTTATTCGAGACGCTAAAACAAGCCAGCGCTGCTCAGATCGTCTTAGCCATGAGCGAATTGTTTGACGATCGCTCCTTTAGCTTGCAACATCTGTTTGTCGAAGAACGGCATCGGATTATGCAACAGTTGGCGGAAAATACCAAAAAGCATCTCGATCGCGTTTACACTCAGGTTTATCGCGATAATTACAACATTCTGGTCGCTTTCCAGCGCGATGAACTACCCGTTCCCGTCGAGTTGCAAATGGCGGCAGAAATCGCCCTCTCTCACCGTTGTTCGACAACAGTAACGGAACTCGAACGGGCTGCCGACGATCCCCAAGCAATACTCAATTACTTAGCAGAATTAGTCGCGATCGCAACAGAAGCCGAAGGCTTGCGCTGCCAGCTTAAGATCCCAGAAGCGAAGAAAACGCTAGAACAACTGATCCTTCGTTATTTGTGGCAACTGTTGCACGAAAGCGATCCCACTACGCTAGAAGCCGATATCCAACGGTTAGTCCGAACAATTGAGGTAGGAAAGCAACTGCGCGTCGGTTTATCTTTGGATCGAGCACAAGAACTCTACTACCACTACTTGTACGAGCAGATCGTACCCAATTATTTTCAAAATGAACGATCCCAAGAAGCCGCCTGTCGTTGGACTGCCTCTCAACTTTGTCCTCTGTTGGGATTGGGTCAAGAGTTAGGCATAGATGTCAGTCCTTGGTTGTAA